The following coding sequences lie in one Candidatus Nitrospira allomarina genomic window:
- a CDS encoding c-type cytochrome, whose translation MNEYQTVKSLLVSGLAVMGLSMSACGGGEGPPQPPPPAPPEYADKHMPAGYWNNPEILKEGEAIFTGQQNIDVNCASCHGKDGKPVKAGARDFRRTEQMQLYSDSVWFWRVSEGVSGTKMKAWKSKLSEDAIWKVVAYEATFGLKGMEYDVAKKQWVPAGTAGSAPGGDAPAAEAPAGGEAEKAAE comes from the coding sequence ATGAACGAGTATCAAACAGTAAAAAGCCTTTTAGTGAGTGGTTTGGCCGTTATGGGCCTTTCGATGTCAGCATGTGGTGGTGGAGAAGGTCCCCCGCAACCGCCTCCTCCTGCTCCACCGGAATATGCGGATAAGCATATGCCGGCTGGGTATTGGAATAATCCAGAAATTTTGAAAGAGGGAGAGGCCATCTTTACTGGACAACAGAACATTGATGTGAATTGTGCGAGCTGTCACGGAAAAGATGGAAAGCCTGTTAAGGCCGGTGCGCGGGATTTCCGTCGGACAGAGCAAATGCAACTTTATTCGGATTCGGTATGGTTTTGGCGAGTGTCTGAGGGAGTTTCTGGGACAAAAATGAAAGCGTGGAAGAGCAAGCTTTCCGAGGATGCCATATGGAAAGTGGTTGCGTATGAAGCGACGTTTGGGCTCAAGGGCATGGAATATGATGTTGCGAAAAAGCAATGGGTTCCTGCGGGGACAGCCGGGTCAGCGCCTGGAGGTGATGCTCCTGCCGCCGAAGCTCCAGCTGGTGGAGAGGCTGAAAAAGCGGCAGAGTAA